The sequence below is a genomic window from Aureispira sp. CCB-E.
TCAAACCTAAAAAAGTCCATTGTTACGTATTCTTTGTTTGCATCTGACCAAACTTGATGAGTATGCAAGGCTACCAAGTCTCCTTCTGCAATAGCTCGAACAAACTCAATAGATTTGCGAGGATAATTTTTTGCTAAATCTTCGAAATAGGCAATAAACGCTTCTTTGCCATCTCCAACGGAAGGGTTATGTTGAATATATTGTGCTCCAACATATAGCTCGGTAGCTTTTTGGGGATTACCCTCATAGGCCATTTTATAAAATTCAATGGCATTTTTTTTATTATCTTGTCTGCTCATATTTTCAATTTATTTTTATAATGCTCTCAACACATTTATAACTAAAGAGGTTCAAAAAAACATTATTTAAGTAGGACTTTTAGGTCTCTGTCTTAAGCTTGTTACAAAAAAGAAGATCATTAAATACACCAATTAATCCATTGTTTGGGGTATAAACGACCAAACTAGAAGACGACTTTTTTTATTGCCTTGCCCCATGGAAATCGTATTGGTATATGCTACACCTACTTTTTTTAATAGTTTATAGGTAGGCTTAAGATGCGCTTCTTTAGAAACTAAGGTTGTAAACCAACGCACAGAACTGGCAACGCTTTTGCTTTGTGTTATCATTTGCTTTAGAAATTGCAATTCTCCTCCTTTGCACCACAATTCGTGCTGTTGACCACCAAAATTCAAAGTTGGTTCTATCACATTTTTTTTGCCTAAGT
It includes:
- a CDS encoding nuclear transport factor 2 family protein, which produces MSRQDNKKNAIEFYKMAYEGNPQKATELYVGAQYIQHNPSVGDGKEAFIAYFEDLAKNYPRKSIEFVRAIAEGDLVALHTHQVWSDANKEYVTMDFFRFDEQGKIIEHWDAIQQVPPTSANNNTMF